In Euphorbia lathyris chromosome 10, ddEupLath1.1, whole genome shotgun sequence, a single genomic region encodes these proteins:
- the LOC136209381 gene encoding WD repeat-containing protein LWD2-like: MQSPSQGVYTYTAPWPIYSLAWSIRHDKKYRLAIGSSLEDYNNKIEILQFNLDSLNFESHLLFDHPFAPTNLMFFPFQDGLNPDIIATSGDFLRLWHIHDDRVELKSVLNGNRSSEFSSAITSFDWADFDVSRIATSSVDTTCTVWDVEKETVDSQLVAHDKEVYDISWGGYNVFASVSGDGSVRVFDLRNKERSTIIYENPIGESPLLRVEWNKCDPRFVGTVGMDSNKVVIIDIRYPITPWMELSKHKASVNAISWAPVAGRNICSAGDDCRALIWEMLDTDVGFPEGGDRSDAEPHLWFESTAEINNVRWSPVDSEWIAIASLNKLQILKV; encoded by the coding sequence ATGCAGTCTCCTTCACAAGGCGTTTACACCTACACAGCTCCATGGCCGATTTACTCACTAGCTTGGTCAATTCGCCATGACAAAAAATACAGACTCGCCATTGGAAGCTCTCTCGAAGATTACAACAACAAAATCGAAATCCTTCAATTCAATCTCGACTCATTGAACTTCGAATCTCACCTTCTCTTCGATCATCCTTTCGCGCCTACAAATCTCATGTTCTTCCCCTTCCAAGACGGTTTGAATCCAGACATTATCGCAACCTCCGGGGATTTCTTACGTCTATGGCATATTCACGATGACAGAGTCGAGCTCAAATCGGTACTCAACGGTAACAGAAGTAGCGAGTTCAGTTCCGCGATTACTTCCTTCGATTGGGCGGATTTTGATGTTAGTCGCATCGCGACATCAAGCGTCGACACCACTTGCACAGTCTGGGATGTAGAGAAGGAAACCGTCGATTCGCAATTAGTCGCTCATGATAAAGAAGTGTACGATATCTCTTGGGGCGGTTACAATGTTTTTGCCTCTGTTTCCGGCGACGGTTCCGTTAGGGTTTTTGATTTGAGAAATAAGGAAAGATCGACTATAATTTATGAAAATCCGATCGGAGAAAGTCCTTTGTTAAGAGTGGAGTGGAATAAATGCGATCCGAGATTTGTAGGAACAGTTGGAATGGATAGTAATAAGGTTGTGATTATTGATATTCGATATCCAATTACTCCTTGGATGGAATTGTCGAAGCATAAAGCAAGTGTTAATGCGATATCTTGGGCTCCGGTGGCTGGCCGGAATATTTGCTCTGCTGGTGATGATTGTCGGGCTTTGATATGGGAAATGCTGGATACTGACGTCGGGTTTCCGGAAGGTGGTGATCGGAGTGATGCGGAACCTCATTTGTGGTTTGAATCCACGGCGGAGATTAATAATGTGCGATGGTCGCCTGTGGATTCGGAATGGATTGCTATTGCTTCTTTGAATAAATTGCAGATTTTGAaggtttag